One stretch of Natronobacterium gregoryi SP2 DNA includes these proteins:
- a CDS encoding amino acid permease — protein MTKDLERDLGLFAVIAISMGAMIGSGIFILPGIAMAEAGPAVILAFVIAAILVVPAALSIAELGTAMPEAGGDYIFIERGLGPSFGTIAGLGTWLMLMLKGSLALYGGMFYIDFVYSLPTWELAVPLLESTLSIPGVRALGITFALLFIAINLIGVKQTGGIQSIMVVIMLVILGVFIAATIIQVDGANYESFFSEGLDGIFGATALVLVSYAGVTKVAAVAEEIENPGRNLPLGLLLSLIITAVIYALLVFVLVGVVDGDALTGENENVPMGVATEIVYGDAVLGGVSIGFFAVAAIVFAALLALVSTANAGILTASRYPLALSRDDLFLKKFEYIHPRFSTPFVAILTTGAIIIFIVATQEVDEIAKMAGAFQILVYILVCGALIAFRERDLEWYDPDFHTPGYPWVQLFGIASGIFIIAQMDTQEIVGSIVIVIFGFVWFKFYAEDKIDREGVAKGLARRQAGKQFVEDTEQQLADDGTYEILIPIRQDVSREQEDALIQMAAPIVSRRGGRIRVVRFDEVPDQVPLDIPAEELSETDLEFEERTDELVRYLEVPVEVGEIVSHDTRHAVVNFAERTGADLVLARREATSRLGTLFGRDTDWIMEHAPCDVVFVQHEQRIGIDEIAIVTDRSPFNDPLKVELADAMADVLGARVRFLFAVGEDAPDELTETIEDYHAELDDLCTVPVESAIVRTDDAVSGLSMELESSDVVMLSTMTHRRLPDLLIEQRSDRLAAAIEQPTMLVHSKETRRGSFLRPILERLLFE, from the coding sequence ATGACGAAGGATCTCGAGCGCGACCTTGGGTTGTTTGCCGTGATCGCGATTAGTATGGGGGCGATGATCGGGAGCGGCATCTTCATCTTACCCGGGATCGCCATGGCCGAAGCCGGGCCCGCGGTGATCCTCGCGTTCGTGATTGCTGCCATTCTCGTCGTCCCGGCGGCGCTTTCGATCGCCGAACTCGGGACGGCGATGCCCGAAGCGGGCGGTGACTACATCTTCATCGAGCGCGGTCTCGGCCCGTCGTTCGGAACGATCGCCGGACTGGGAACCTGGCTCATGCTGATGCTCAAAGGCTCGCTCGCACTCTATGGCGGCATGTTCTACATCGATTTCGTCTACTCGCTTCCGACGTGGGAGCTCGCGGTTCCTCTCCTCGAGTCGACACTTTCGATCCCCGGCGTCCGCGCCCTCGGGATCACGTTTGCGTTGCTCTTTATTGCGATCAACCTCATCGGCGTCAAACAGACTGGCGGGATACAGTCGATTATGGTCGTGATCATGCTGGTCATTCTCGGCGTCTTTATCGCAGCGACGATCATTCAGGTCGACGGTGCGAACTACGAGTCGTTCTTCAGCGAAGGACTCGACGGCATCTTCGGTGCGACGGCACTCGTTCTCGTCTCCTATGCGGGCGTGACGAAGGTTGCGGCGGTCGCCGAAGAGATCGAGAACCCCGGACGAAACCTCCCACTTGGCTTGCTCCTCTCGCTTATCATCACCGCCGTGATCTACGCCCTGCTCGTGTTCGTGTTGGTCGGCGTCGTGGATGGCGATGCACTGACCGGTGAAAACGAGAACGTGCCGATGGGCGTCGCGACCGAGATCGTCTACGGTGACGCTGTCCTCGGTGGCGTCTCGATCGGATTCTTTGCCGTTGCAGCTATCGTTTTCGCCGCCCTGCTTGCACTCGTCAGCACCGCCAACGCGGGCATCCTGACAGCCTCGCGCTACCCGCTCGCGCTCAGCCGCGACGACCTCTTCCTGAAGAAGTTCGAGTACATCCATCCACGGTTCTCGACGCCCTTCGTCGCCATCCTGACGACTGGCGCGATCATCATCTTCATCGTCGCCACCCAGGAAGTCGACGAGATCGCCAAGATGGCTGGCGCGTTCCAGATTCTCGTCTACATCCTCGTCTGTGGTGCCCTGATCGCGTTCCGTGAACGCGACCTCGAGTGGTACGATCCCGACTTCCATACACCGGGCTATCCGTGGGTCCAACTGTTCGGAATCGCCTCAGGAATCTTCATCATCGCCCAGATGGACACACAGGAGATCGTCGGCTCGATCGTCATCGTGATCTTCGGCTTCGTCTGGTTCAAGTTCTACGCCGAGGACAAGATCGACCGCGAAGGCGTCGCCAAGGGCCTCGCACGCCGTCAGGCGGGCAAACAGTTCGTCGAGGACACCGAACAGCAACTCGCAGACGACGGCACCTACGAGATACTCATTCCGATCCGACAGGATGTCAGCCGCGAACAGGAAGACGCGCTGATCCAGATGGCCGCACCGATCGTCAGTCGACGTGGCGGCCGCATCCGGGTCGTCCGCTTCGACGAGGTTCCCGACCAGGTGCCACTGGACATCCCCGCCGAAGAACTCTCCGAGACCGACCTCGAGTTCGAGGAACGGACCGACGAACTCGTGCGCTATCTCGAGGTGCCAGTCGAGGTCGGCGAGATCGTCAGCCACGACACTCGCCACGCGGTCGTCAACTTCGCCGAACGGACGGGTGCGGACCTCGTGCTCGCGCGCCGCGAGGCGACCAGCCGACTCGGAACCCTGTTCGGCCGTGACACCGACTGGATCATGGAACACGCCCCGTGTGACGTGGTTTTTGTCCAGCACGAACAGCGGATCGGCATCGACGAAATCGCGATCGTCACCGATCGGAGCCCGTTCAACGACCCGCTCAAAGTCGAACTCGCAGACGCGATGGCCGACGTCCTCGGAGCACGGGTCCGGTTTCTCTTTGCAGTCGGCGAAGACGCACCCGACGAACTGACCGAAACGATCGAAGACTACCACGCCGAACTCGACGACCTCTGTACCGTCCCCGTCGAGTCGGCGATCGTCCGCACCGACGACGCAGTGTCGGGCCTCTCGATGGAACTCGAGTCGTCCGACGTCGTCATGCTAAGTACGATGACTCACCGACGACTGCCGGACCTGCTGATCGAACAACGCTCCGACCGCCTCGCTGCCGCGATCGAACAACCCACGATGCTGGTCCACTCCAAAGAGACGCGACGAGGGTCGTTCTTGCGTCCGATCCTCGAACGACTCCTGTTCGAGTAA
- a CDS encoding ribonuclease J: protein MEIEIATIGGYEEVGRQMTAVRAGDDVVIFDMGLNLSQVLIHDNVETERMHSLDLIDMGAIPDDRIMSDLEGDVQAIVPTHGHLDHIGAISKLAHRYDAPIVATPFTIELVKQQIEGEQKFGVENDLVKMDAGETMSIGDSGKVDLEFVNVTHSIIDAINPVLHTPEGAVVYGLDKRMDHTPVIGDPIDMDRFREIGREGEGVLCYIEDCTNASKKGRTPSEKVAREHLRDVLYSMEDYDGGIVATTFSSHIARVKSLVEFADDIGRQPVLLGRSMEKYSGTAERLDFVDFPTDLGMFGHRKSVDRTFKRIMNEGKENFLPVVTGHQGEPRAMLTRMARGETPYELEDGDKVVFSARVIPEPTNEGQRYQAEKLLGMQGARVYDDIHVSGHLNQEGHYEMLDALQPQHIIPAHQDMSGFSSYVNLCESEGYQMGRDLHVTRNGNLIQLVE, encoded by the coding sequence ATGGAAATCGAAATCGCAACCATAGGCGGATACGAAGAAGTCGGACGGCAGATGACTGCCGTTCGCGCCGGCGACGACGTCGTCATCTTCGATATGGGTCTGAACCTCTCGCAGGTGCTGATCCACGACAACGTCGAAACCGAACGGATGCACAGTCTCGATCTGATCGACATGGGCGCAATCCCAGACGATCGGATCATGAGCGACCTCGAGGGCGACGTGCAGGCCATCGTGCCGACCCACGGCCACTTAGACCACATCGGCGCCATCTCGAAGCTGGCCCACCGGTACGACGCACCGATCGTCGCGACGCCGTTTACGATCGAACTCGTGAAACAGCAGATCGAGGGCGAACAGAAGTTCGGGGTCGAGAACGACCTCGTCAAGATGGACGCCGGCGAAACGATGTCGATCGGTGACTCCGGCAAGGTCGACCTCGAGTTCGTCAACGTCACTCACTCGATCATCGACGCGATCAACCCGGTCCTCCACACGCCCGAAGGCGCTGTCGTCTACGGGTTGGACAAGCGCATGGACCACACGCCCGTCATCGGCGACCCGATCGACATGGATCGGTTCCGCGAGATCGGCCGCGAGGGCGAAGGCGTCCTCTGTTACATCGAGGACTGTACCAACGCGAGCAAGAAGGGCCGAACGCCCAGCGAGAAAGTCGCCCGCGAACACCTGCGTGACGTCCTCTACAGCATGGAGGACTACGACGGCGGCATCGTCGCGACGACGTTCTCGAGTCACATCGCTCGCGTCAAGAGCCTCGTCGAGTTCGCCGACGACATCGGCCGCCAGCCGGTTCTGCTGGGCCGGTCGATGGAGAAGTACTCCGGCACCGCGGAACGACTGGACTTCGTCGACTTCCCGACCGACCTCGGGATGTTCGGCCACCGCAAGTCCGTCGACCGCACGTTCAAGCGGATCATGAACGAAGGCAAAGAGAACTTCCTACCCGTCGTCACCGGCCACCAGGGCGAGCCTCGTGCGATGCTCACCCGGATGGCCCGCGGCGAGACGCCGTACGAACTGGAAGACGGCGACAAAGTCGTCTTCTCGGCCCGTGTCATTCCGGAGCCGACCAACGAGGGCCAGCGCTACCAGGCCGAGAAACTGCTCGGGATGCAGGGTGCCCGGGTTTACGACGACATCCACGTCTCGGGCCACCTCAACCAGGAGGGCCACTACGAGATGTTAGACGCGCTCCAGCCACAGCACATCATTCCGGCCCACCAGGACATGAGCGGCTTCTCGAGCTACGTCAACCTCTGTGAAAGCGAGGGCTACCAGATGGGGCGTGACCTCCACGTCACTCGAAACGGCAACCTCATCCAACTCGTCGAGTAA
- the idsA3 gene encoding geranylfarnesyl diphosphate synthase → MTTSETREETVLEAVGKRRELVNDAVPEELPVARPERLYEASRYLLDAGGKRLRPTILLTTAEALADVDPLSVEYREFPTVDEDVGEIDLMGAAVSVEVIQSFTLIHDDIMDDDDLRRGVPAVHQEYDLETAILAGDTLYSKAFEIMLETGAEPSQAVEALDVLANTCTQICEGQALDVDFERRDDVVPEEYLEMVEQKTAVLYAASASLPAILMGADDDVVDALYGYGLDVGRAFQIHDDVLDLTVPSDELGKQRGSDLVENKQTLITVHAREHGVDIDELVDTDDVEAVTEAEVDDAVAHLETVGSIDYANDKARELVDRGKDRLEVLPDNEAHDLLDELADYLIERGY, encoded by the coding sequence ATGACCACTTCTGAGACACGAGAGGAGACGGTACTCGAGGCAGTCGGGAAACGACGGGAACTTGTCAACGACGCGGTTCCCGAAGAGTTGCCGGTTGCACGACCCGAACGGCTCTACGAAGCCTCACGGTACCTGCTCGACGCCGGCGGGAAGCGTCTCCGGCCGACGATCCTGTTGACGACCGCAGAGGCGCTTGCAGACGTCGATCCGCTGTCGGTCGAGTATCGGGAGTTCCCGACGGTCGACGAAGACGTCGGCGAGATCGACCTAATGGGTGCCGCAGTCAGCGTCGAAGTCATCCAGTCGTTTACCCTGATTCACGACGACATCATGGACGACGACGACCTCCGCCGGGGCGTTCCCGCCGTGCATCAGGAGTACGACCTCGAGACAGCGATCCTCGCCGGGGACACGCTCTACTCGAAAGCGTTCGAGATCATGCTCGAGACTGGTGCCGAGCCGTCACAGGCCGTCGAGGCGCTCGACGTCCTAGCAAACACCTGCACGCAGATCTGTGAAGGGCAGGCTTTGGACGTCGACTTCGAGCGACGAGACGACGTCGTGCCAGAGGAGTACCTCGAGATGGTCGAACAGAAAACCGCAGTGTTGTACGCTGCTTCGGCCAGTCTCCCCGCGATCCTGATGGGTGCAGACGACGACGTCGTCGACGCGCTCTATGGCTACGGGCTCGACGTGGGCCGGGCGTTCCAGATTCACGACGATGTACTCGACCTGACGGTCCCGAGCGACGAACTCGGCAAGCAACGCGGGAGCGATCTCGTCGAGAACAAACAGACGCTGATCACGGTTCACGCCCGCGAGCACGGCGTCGATATCGACGAGTTGGTCGATACCGACGACGTCGAGGCGGTCACCGAGGCCGAGGTCGACGACGCGGTCGCCCATCTCGAGACCGTCGGTTCGATCGACTACGCCAACGACAAGGCTCGCGAACTGGTCGACCGTGGGAAAGACCGACTCGAGGTTCTGCCGGACAACGAGGCCCACGATCTGCTCGACGAACTCGCGGATTACCTGATCGAACGCGGCTACTGA
- a CDS encoding glutamate--tRNA ligase translates to MDDELRERVEREAEKHALLNAVKHESDADVGAIMGPLMGDNPDFRPHGDEIPGVIGGVVSRVNGFSYEEKRERLEELAPEELAEIEAEDEGEDHPLPDLPNAAEPGSDSQAQQDAEADDEVRMRCAPNPNGPWHVGHARMPAVIGTYRNRYDGWFCVRFDDTDPETKRPDLEAYDSILEDLEYLGFEPDAVYKASDRLETYYDHARELIELGGAYTCSCSGEEFSELKNSGEACPHRDKDEATVREEFEAMIDGEYESGEMVLRVKTDIEHKNPALRDWVAFRMIDTPHPRKEASDYRCWPMLDFQSGIDDHLIGITHIIRGIDLQDSAKRQQFVYDYFDWEYPEVVHWGHVQLDAYDVKMSTSTISELIEEGELDGWDDPRAPTLESLRRRGIRGEAIVDAMVELGTSTSDVDLAMSSIYANNRELIDDETDRRFLVRDGTEVPLGGSLPAEANPPLHPDHAERGVREIPVGDAVLLEAGDVPSREERVWLKGLGCFQYTRDTLQYTGEDIEVVRDGDVDVVHWAPAAENVPVRMRTMDGDVTGRAEPGVLEYGTDDLVQFERVGFVRIDRHDDEETVGYYTHD, encoded by the coding sequence ATGGACGACGAACTACGAGAGCGCGTCGAGCGCGAAGCCGAGAAACACGCGCTGTTGAACGCGGTCAAACACGAAAGCGACGCCGACGTCGGCGCGATCATGGGGCCGTTGATGGGCGATAATCCTGACTTCCGCCCGCACGGCGACGAGATTCCTGGCGTCATCGGCGGCGTCGTGAGTCGGGTCAACGGCTTCTCCTACGAGGAGAAACGCGAGCGCCTCGAGGAACTCGCTCCCGAGGAACTCGCAGAGATCGAAGCCGAAGACGAAGGCGAAGATCATCCGCTGCCCGACCTCCCGAACGCCGCGGAGCCGGGTTCCGACTCACAGGCTCAGCAGGATGCCGAGGCGGACGACGAGGTTCGGATGCGCTGTGCGCCGAATCCGAACGGCCCGTGGCACGTCGGTCACGCCCGGATGCCCGCCGTCATCGGCACCTACCGCAACCGCTACGACGGCTGGTTCTGCGTTCGCTTCGACGATACCGATCCCGAGACCAAACGCCCTGACCTCGAGGCCTACGACTCGATCCTCGAGGATCTGGAGTATCTCGGGTTCGAACCCGACGCCGTTTACAAGGCAAGCGATCGCCTCGAGACCTACTACGATCACGCTCGTGAACTGATCGAACTCGGCGGTGCCTACACCTGCTCGTGTTCGGGCGAGGAGTTCTCGGAGTTGAAGAACTCGGGAGAGGCCTGTCCGCACCGGGACAAGGACGAAGCGACCGTCCGCGAGGAGTTCGAGGCGATGATCGACGGCGAGTACGAGAGCGGGGAAATGGTCTTGCGCGTGAAGACGGACATCGAGCATAAGAACCCAGCTCTGCGTGACTGGGTTGCGTTCCGGATGATCGATACGCCACATCCACGCAAGGAAGCGAGTGACTACCGCTGCTGGCCGATGCTCGACTTCCAGTCGGGCATCGACGACCACCTGATCGGTATTACCCACATCATTCGCGGCATCGACCTGCAGGACTCGGCGAAGCGCCAGCAGTTCGTCTACGACTATTTCGACTGGGAGTATCCCGAGGTCGTCCACTGGGGACACGTCCAACTCGACGCCTACGACGTGAAGATGAGCACGTCGACGATTTCGGAACTGATCGAAGAAGGCGAACTCGACGGCTGGGACGATCCACGCGCGCCGACGCTCGAGAGTCTCCGTCGCCGAGGCATCCGCGGAGAAGCCATCGTCGACGCCATGGTCGAACTCGGCACCTCGACCAGCGATGTCGATCTCGCGATGAGTTCGATCTACGCCAACAACCGTGAACTGATCGACGACGAGACCGATCGCCGGTTCCTCGTCCGTGACGGGACCGAGGTTCCCCTGGGCGGCAGTCTGCCCGCGGAGGCGAACCCGCCGCTCCACCCCGACCACGCCGAGCGCGGCGTCCGCGAGATTCCCGTTGGCGACGCCGTCTTGCTCGAGGCCGGCGACGTACCGAGCCGCGAAGAGCGCGTCTGGCTAAAGGGTCTGGGCTGTTTCCAGTACACTCGTGACACGCTCCAGTACACCGGCGAGGACATCGAGGTCGTCCGCGATGGCGACGTCGACGTCGTTCACTGGGCCCCTGCCGCAGAGAACGTTCCGGTGAGGATGCGAACGATGGACGGCGACGTGACCGGCCGGGCCGAACCTGGCGTCCTCGAGTACGGCACTGACGACCTCGTGCAGTTCGAGCGGGTGGGATTCGTCCGCATCGATCGTCACGACGACGAGGAGACGGTGGGCTACTACACACACGACTGA
- a CDS encoding DUF456 domain-containing protein codes for MVEVVAVVAIALLVAAVVGTLVPLVPGGLLSLSGLVLYWWGSGFTEPGTVAFVVLAALALLTLSIEFFGGSIAARAGGASWTTTGVAAVVAILLMIVTGPIGFLVGLFGTVFVLEIVQNDDITGSARSAVYATVGVLASTAVQVLLTVSVLLGFLVSAFLF; via the coding sequence ATGGTCGAGGTCGTCGCGGTCGTCGCAATCGCGCTCCTCGTCGCCGCCGTCGTCGGGACGCTCGTGCCGCTCGTTCCCGGCGGACTCCTCTCGCTGTCCGGACTCGTCCTCTACTGGTGGGGCTCGGGATTCACCGAACCAGGAACCGTCGCGTTCGTCGTCCTCGCGGCGCTCGCTTTGCTCACCCTGTCGATCGAGTTCTTCGGTGGCTCGATCGCCGCACGGGCCGGCGGCGCTTCCTGGACGACCACCGGCGTCGCCGCGGTCGTCGCCATCCTGCTGATGATCGTAACCGGGCCGATCGGGTTTCTCGTCGGCCTGTTCGGGACCGTCTTCGTCCTCGAGATCGTCCAGAACGACGACATCACCGGCAGCGCCCGGTCGGCCGTCTACGCGACCGTGGGCGTTCTCGCTTCGACGGCCGTGCAGGTTCTGCTGACAGTCTCGGTCCTGCTCGGGTTTCTCGTCTCGGCGTTTCTGTTTTGA
- a CDS encoding SDR family NAD(P)-dependent oxidoreductase — MTQGAIIVGASSGIGEALARELADDGYVVGLAARRTDRLRRIGEQLPTQSYVATMDLTDTEDARQGFFELTEAMPSVDLVVVSAGIADVNYDLEWASERQTIDVNVRGFTAIATAALSYFEANPDHASEKDGHLVGISSVAARFGNGGTQAYNASKAFVSRYLEGLRVRQAGNDVDVAVTTIEPGFVDTEMSYGSFWQCSPGTAANQIARAIRKEKTHAYVTRRWRLVAWTLSLIPNPILRRALS; from the coding sequence ATGACTCAGGGAGCGATCATCGTCGGCGCGTCCTCCGGCATTGGCGAGGCGCTGGCACGCGAACTCGCGGACGACGGCTACGTCGTCGGGCTGGCAGCCCGGAGGACGGATCGACTGCGCCGGATCGGCGAGCAACTCCCGACACAGTCCTACGTCGCGACGATGGACCTCACCGACACCGAAGACGCCCGCCAGGGCTTTTTCGAACTCACCGAGGCGATGCCGTCGGTCGACCTCGTCGTCGTCAGCGCCGGTATCGCCGACGTGAACTACGACCTCGAGTGGGCGAGCGAACGGCAGACGATCGACGTCAACGTCCGCGGGTTCACGGCGATCGCGACGGCGGCACTCTCCTATTTCGAGGCGAACCCGGACCACGCGAGCGAGAAAGACGGGCACCTCGTCGGCATCTCCTCGGTCGCGGCTCGCTTCGGCAACGGCGGAACGCAGGCGTACAACGCCTCGAAAGCGTTCGTCTCGCGCTATCTCGAGGGGCTCCGGGTCCGACAGGCCGGCAACGACGTCGACGTGGCGGTCACGACCATCGAACCGGGATTCGTCGACACCGAGATGTCCTACGGCTCGTTCTGGCAGTGTTCGCCCGGAACTGCAGCGAACCAGATCGCACGGGCGATCCGCAAGGAGAAGACCCACGCCTACGTCACGCGCCGATGGCGACTCGTAGCGTGGACGCTGTCGTTGATTCCAAACCCGATTCTTCGGCGCGCGTTGTCGTAA
- a CDS encoding DUF7537 family lipoprotein, protein MTRVARRRILSSSLVAGLIPVLAGCSSGSPTETEPDRPLEDVDVPGVENGRLESVPELASAHHDAVLERSATKRGTKTGPAVGPGGESETIYSEARIDGDEFFYRVTTDAGIDDRVREEYVDGLDHHVAIREGGEWAAERVGRGAGTSRTYLSGNTHLHRLDDSPRFVGTERRRDGTYYLFSHRFEGMPEFVEESHAYSLPDGGEVTDTRGRYLVDEGGLCREFETVERYGGDGIDAPHNRVVEWSLSTVGSTTVKEPWWVDEIDR, encoded by the coding sequence ATGACTCGAGTGGCAAGAAGGCGCATACTCTCGTCGAGTCTCGTCGCTGGACTTATTCCTGTTCTCGCAGGCTGTAGCAGCGGTTCGCCCACGGAAACCGAACCGGACCGGCCACTCGAGGATGTCGACGTTCCTGGCGTCGAGAACGGCCGCCTCGAGTCAGTACCCGAACTGGCGAGTGCCCACCACGACGCAGTTCTCGAGCGGTCGGCAACGAAACGTGGCACGAAGACGGGACCGGCCGTCGGTCCGGGCGGCGAGAGCGAGACGATATACAGCGAGGCGAGAATCGACGGTGACGAGTTCTTCTATCGGGTCACGACGGACGCCGGGATCGACGATCGGGTTCGCGAGGAGTACGTCGACGGCCTGGATCACCACGTGGCGATCCGAGAGGGCGGCGAATGGGCGGCGGAACGCGTCGGGCGGGGGGCCGGAACGAGTCGGACGTACCTGTCCGGCAACACACACCTGCACCGACTGGACGACTCCCCACGGTTCGTCGGCACCGAACGACGTCGTGATGGGACCTACTACCTCTTCTCACACCGGTTCGAGGGGATGCCGGAGTTCGTCGAAGAATCACACGCGTACTCGCTGCCGGACGGCGGCGAAGTGACGGACACGCGAGGGCGGTATCTCGTCGACGAGGGCGGACTCTGCCGCGAGTTCGAGACAGTCGAGCGCTACGGAGGAGACGGAATCGACGCCCCGCACAATCGCGTTGTTGAGTGGTCGCTCTCGACCGTCGGATCGACGACCGTCAAGGAGCCCTGGTGGGTCGACGAGATCGACCGGTAG
- the tmcA gene encoding tRNA(Met) cytidine acetyltransferase TmcA: MDVVGLAESLSAEANKTDERRLLVLAGDRERGYERLETVLEALSVPITRTTLVGPDDRLRCEQLSQPHASELLGTTRDIVVLDAHDSLRPNALGTVVGAVDGGGLLVLLTPSLEEWSDRRGAFDESLAVPPFDLEAVTGRFRRRLVDTLREHRGIAIVDLEHARIEDSGLTEPATRLETATPALEPPAAHRFPAAAYEACFTADQFEAVAAFESLRAAGAEAGEDDRRAVVLEADRGRGKSSAAGLAAGAFAADGEDVLVTAPDSRNAREVLERAGELCETLETATTVESSRVETGAGGCVRFLEPDEALEHLGAADVVIVDEAAALPVARLESFLAADAVAFATTIHGYEGAGRGFSVRFRDRLAESDHEVSERTLVEPIRYAAGDPVEVWAFRALLLDARPPVEPLVSDADPETVEYRRLEPEDLLADERLLREAFGLLVLAHYRTEPNDLARLLDAPNLEARALLADGHVVSVALLAHEGSLSAATRAEMYEGGRVRGNMLPDVLTSQLRDEEAGESAGIRIVRIATHHAARSRGLGSWLLECVRNEYDDVDWLGTGFGATPGLLEFWRANGYRTVHVSTTRNDASGEYSTLLLDPVTERGQQLHDRHARWFARRFPSLCTDSLADLDPDVARAALRAVDADAAPPLEASDHDWRVVAGAAYGPGLFDIDPGPFRRLVVQYFVDEPAAVDLSTRAERLLVLRALQGREWSTVADRLEYPSSGQCMRALGEAFQPLVDHYAVDEGVEAALEARERFLESER, translated from the coding sequence ATGGACGTGGTCGGGCTCGCGGAGTCGCTGTCTGCAGAGGCAAACAAAACGGACGAGCGACGCCTACTGGTGCTCGCGGGCGACCGCGAACGCGGGTACGAGCGTCTCGAGACCGTCCTCGAAGCGCTGTCCGTTCCGATCACTCGGACCACTCTCGTCGGTCCCGACGACCGACTGCGCTGTGAACAGCTCTCTCAGCCTCACGCGAGCGAACTCCTCGGGACGACTCGAGATATCGTAGTACTGGACGCCCACGACAGTCTCCGACCGAACGCGCTGGGGACAGTCGTCGGTGCCGTCGACGGCGGCGGCCTGCTCGTCCTCCTGACGCCGTCGCTTGAGGAGTGGTCCGATCGCCGCGGCGCGTTCGACGAGTCACTCGCCGTTCCGCCGTTCGACCTCGAGGCCGTCACGGGCCGGTTCCGGCGGCGACTCGTCGACACCCTCCGTGAGCATCGCGGCATCGCTATCGTCGACCTCGAGCACGCCCGGATCGAAGACAGCGGGCTGACGGAGCCGGCAACACGCCTGGAAACGGCGACGCCAGCGCTCGAGCCTCCGGCAGCTCACCGGTTCCCGGCTGCCGCCTACGAGGCCTGTTTCACGGCCGACCAGTTCGAGGCGGTCGCGGCGTTCGAGTCGCTGCGTGCTGCCGGAGCCGAAGCCGGCGAAGACGATCGACGTGCCGTCGTTCTCGAGGCCGACCGCGGTCGCGGGAAATCCAGTGCCGCCGGACTTGCCGCAGGCGCGTTCGCCGCCGACGGCGAGGACGTCCTCGTGACCGCACCCGACTCCCGGAACGCCCGCGAGGTGCTCGAGCGCGCCGGCGAACTCTGCGAGACACTCGAGACGGCGACGACGGTCGAATCCAGCCGCGTCGAGACGGGAGCTGGCGGATGCGTCCGGTTTCTCGAGCCCGACGAAGCGCTCGAGCATCTCGGGGCCGCCGACGTGGTGATCGTCGACGAAGCCGCCGCCCTCCCGGTCGCCCGCCTCGAGTCGTTTCTCGCGGCCGACGCGGTCGCGTTCGCAACGACGATCCACGGCTACGAGGGTGCGGGGCGGGGCTTTTCCGTCCGATTCAGGGATCGACTCGCCGAGAGCGACCACGAGGTGTCCGAACGGACGCTCGTCGAGCCGATCCGGTACGCCGCCGGCGACCCCGTAGAGGTGTGGGCCTTCCGCGCGCTCTTGCTCGACGCCCGTCCGCCGGTCGAGCCCCTGGTCTCGGACGCCGACCCGGAGACGGTCGAGTACCGGCGACTCGAGCCCGAGGACCTGCTGGCCGACGAGCGACTCCTGCGCGAAGCCTTCGGCTTGCTGGTGCTCGCCCACTACCGGACCGAGCCGAACGACCTCGCGCGCTTGCTAGACGCCCCGAATCTCGAGGCTCGCGCGCTGCTCGCGGACGGCCACGTCGTCAGCGTTGCCCTGCTGGCCCACGAAGGGAGCCTCTCGGCGGCAACGCGGGCCGAGATGTACGAGGGCGGTCGCGTTCGCGGAAACATGCTGCCGGACGTGCTTACGAGCCAACTCCGAGACGAGGAGGCCGGCGAGTCGGCCGGCATCCGGATCGTCCGCATCGCAACCCACCACGCGGCCCGCTCCCGCGGTCTCGGGTCGTGGCTACTCGAGTGCGTTCGCAACGAATACGACGACGTAGACTGGCTCGGTACCGGCTTCGGCGCGACACCCGGCCTGCTCGAGTTCTGGCGGGCGAACGGCTACCGGACGGTCCACGTCTCGACGACGCGCAACGACGCCAGCGGCGAGTACTCCACGCTATTGCTCGATCCAGTGACGGAGCGAGGCCAGCAACTGCACGACCGACACGCCCGCTGGTTCGCTCGCCGGTTCCCGTCGCTGTGTACGGACTCGCTCGCCGACCTCGATCCCGACGTGGCCCGTGCGGCGTTGCGGGCCGTCGACGCCGACGCTGCGCCGCCGCTCGAGGCTTCCGACCACGACTGGCGCGTCGTCGCCGGGGCGGCCTACGGCCCCGGCCTGTTCGACATCGATCCCGGCCCGTTCCGCCGACTCGTGGTGCAGTACTTCGTCGACGAACCCGCTGCAGTCGACCTGTCGACGCGCGCCGAACGGCTGCTCGTCCTGCGAGCACTGCAGGGCCGGGAGTGGTCGACCGTCGCGGATCGACTCGAGTACCCCTCGAGCGGCCAGTGCATGCGAGCGCTCGGCGAGGCGTTCCAGCCACTTGTCGATCACTACGCCGTCGACGAGGGCGTCGAGGCGGCACTCGAGGCCAGAGAGCGGTTTCTCGAGAGCGAACGGTGA